The Oryzias melastigma strain HK-1 linkage group LG15, ASM292280v2, whole genome shotgun sequence genome includes the window AGTCAAGAAGACCATCGGGGTTGGAGGAAGTGGCGGCCCCCTGGGGGGCCCTGTCAGTCAGACTATAGCTGGCCGGTCCCTGGTCAGGACCAGGACCAGGTGAAAGGTCAGGATCCGCGGTGGACGAAGATGAGCTGGAGGAGGTCTGAGCTACATATCTGGCCACTAGTTTTTCCTGATAAGCCGCTTTGCccatttggtttggtttctTGACCTTGGGCTTCTTGTCGTTGGCGGTCTGATTCCCTTCAAGTTTTGATGAGTTGGAGACAACGAGGGAAATGATGGCCTCGGCATTCCCTGCATAGTTGGAGGCGGTGCAGATGAATTTCCCTGAATCCCGGAAGGACACAGCTGGGACACTGAGGATGGACCAGGTGATTCCCTCCTTCGATGTTTCCTGCTGGACTGTGGTGGCAGAAAGagagaaatgtcattttgtggaataactttaaaaatcacGATTTGGGAAATTCTCTTGACGACAAATGTGCAAATAAATGTCACGCAGGTTATTACACAATGTCGCTTTGATTGTGATCCCTATTGCGTAACTCTCTGGTGGCAACAGCTGTGAATCAGATTTACAGTCTAAATAATTGCAGTGGTAGCTTTCTGTTTAATTAACAGAAGCTAAACCATCCGAAGCACTCACCTGTTCCATTGAGGATCTGCCCATCTGCCCTGCGCCAGGTCAAATCGGGAATGGGAACTCCGATGGTGCCACAGCGGAGCAGCACGTTGTTTCCGACAGGGCTGCGGACTCGTGCCACAGCTGTGTGGACGCTCGGGAGCTGACACTGACGTAACTCTGCGTCGCTGAACAGCACCCCGGACAGGCTCTCCGGGGCGGAACAACGCAGTCTTGTGTCGATGAATGCCACTGAAAGAGTGGGCGACTTCTGAAACTGGACCAGGTCAAAGAGCCGGCAGTCACATACCCAGGGGTTGTCATGGAGACCTGAGGAAGAGCAGACAAGCCACGTTAAAGGAGGAATGCGAGCGTCTAGATGTGTGCAGAGCAGAAGGACCAGGCTGCAGATGGCTGGTGTGGATGCTATGATCTTAATCCTGTAAGAGGATTTCCTTTTAATTCATAAACTACATCATGAACATGATTATGGCAATgatgtgatgatgatgatgatggtgatgatggtgatgacACATTGAGGTCAGAAGAGGTCTGGTGACCAAGATCACTCTTTGTGGGCATTTCATGTTAAGAAGGTGATCCTGGACCATCTGTGTTTCTCATCAAATACTTCTCTTTAATTCTAGGATTCTCAAATATCAATTTTGTCATAAAGTCTTTTCgtagtaaatatgtttttttaatgatattagCTTATTAACTCTAGAGCACTATCAgtgggtgattttcacctgaaCAAAAGTATTCACATGATGTTCAATAAGTTGCATGGTTCTGAGTGTCATGAGTCCCTGAggaaagtctcacatgtcccaggattGGATGAACCAAAGACCAAATCTCCAGTATCActaataattattatatttgttttcttctcaaattcctcatttttcaaccattttcaCGCCTGTTTTAAGGATCTTTCTATGtacttattttccattttgttacataaatcacagtaaaaaaataaaaaaactactctaatttatcacatgttgtcatattttgaactATATCTTGtgagaaacactttttaatgggtattttatatcaggtaaaaaggtgatggtgtaactttttatagtggaAGTGTTTTAGAGTTGAGATTGTGAGTttatagcttttaaaataatctaatgTTTACTAAAATATCAAGATTTtagcaaatataaatatataataataatctaaaatTTGAGATAACCATTTACTGGTGattaaaatgttccttttattttttgaattatttagaaaaatagtcatttttattgcaagaaataaattaataaatcaaatgaataaattattatGAATTCcttagactttatttttttaattaaagagagTAGGACAActactacatttttttgcactattttgggGGCGTCGTCCACTCACTTGATGCAAAACACTTACCAAGGATCATCTTGGAGCTCTCAGGACCTTGTGTGGGCTTCGCGGCCAGCCACGTTGACAGCACCTCTGCCGACAGGCTCAGCAGGCTGTTGCTGGACAGATCCAGGTATGTGAGGTTCTTAATGTACGTGGTGGCGTCAGCGGGCAACAAGGTGAGCTGGTTATTGTGCAAATCGAGAAGTCTCAGGCTGGGCATGTCCATGAGGGATTCCCACGGAAAGGCGTTGAGGTCATTCCCGTCCAGACGGAGCTCTTCCAGGTTGTCCAGGCCCTGGAAACTGTCCGGACTCAAGGTGGACAGAGTGTTGAAGGACATCCACAGGAATTCCAGGCTGGAGAGGTAGCTGAAGGCTTCGCTTGGTATCGTCTTAATGGACGTCTTCTCAATCCGCAGCTTGGATGTGTCAACGGGAAATCCGTTTGGCACGGTAGATATCTCAGGATCATTGCATATCACACTCCTGCGAGCGGAACACATAAATGGGCTTAAAATGATTCTCACCCTAAAAAATGCATTCTTttgaaaaactgtcaaatgcaaaagtgtcattaaaaagcattaaaagttttatttataatcatgCTAAAATGCTcacccaaacaaacaaaagcaaatcaacaacaaaatgcttttaaaagataatcctgcattaaataaaattggatCCACGTGCACTTTTTTAGATTGCATGTGCACGTGTTTGCCCCTGTGAAAACATCTGTCTTCCCACAAGTGAATTCTGTCATCtatccacacacacaacaactTTTTATAAATTCTTACCTGGCTTTTGACCCGTCACTCAAGTTGTGGTAGAAACAGCTGCACTGAGAAGGGCAGGAGCTCACTGGAAAGACGAGTTCCCCTGTGACCATGCAGAGCACCAGCAGCACCAAGGGCAACATTTTGGCGCAATTTTACGCAGTCGGCCTACATGCGCCCAGTTTGCAGCACTAAAGTCAAACtgacttttcttctcttttttacaGAACTGTCATCTGCATGGCTTTGTACCACCGCTCCGCTGTCCCATAGTGATCAGACGGCTATGAGTCCCGAGATAAAAAGGATAGAAAAGGATTAGTGAAAGGACTGGCGTTCGTTTCATTTGGATGCGTATTGCATCCCGGAATCCGATAGGCTGCGCAGAGACGTCTCTATTTATTATCACAGAAAAACACTTCCGAAAAGGTCATAAGCCGTTGTgatgtagtgttttttttttttttttctccctctctctttctttctctctgtcaAACGTTGCATGTTCATTTCTGGCCTGCCGTGACTGTTAAGCTGGATGAGAGGACAGAAATATGTTTTACCACAAGGTGGCCACTTTATTATAGTTTGTAGATCTAACCTTTGGGACTGTGGACATATGGTAagcaaattcatattttataaatccGTActtagtgagaaaaaaaatctaaaattgcatttttttttcttaaagttaaaattgttttactaacaaaaaaaaaatagaagttgggcgaaaaatcataaaaacatccacattttgtGAAAGAGGACAAAAGAAAGAGCAGCAGGGACGGATTCTGCTGAACAATCAAAAATGTTAGAtgctttaatattaattaaataatataactgaaaaataaagggtgtgaaaaatgtgaagaaaattagaatgaaaatgttcttcaaAGAGAAATATTCTACATTATTTGTGAAatctatttttggaaaattttctATTAGCTGCTGCAttatttttatctgtatttttcctatgaaataaaaaaaaatctataaattattttactgttgtgcataaaaaatatttgcctgtaaattaaacattttgtcaacaataaaacacatttcctccTTATACAAGTTCTTCAATATCTggtaaatcatttaattttttttttttaagttgaatttaaGGAGtataaattggttttattttgcttcacaTTCTTTAGCAGTTAACTTgaaaaatattgagaaaaaagaTTCTGACACGTAAGTGTTTGTTCTCGACTGACATTGtctcaaaaagacaaaaatatatataaataaggaTCAATTAATCTAAATAAGATATAATTGTTTAAGTTTAATTCGATCCAGGAATTAAGGCTATGCTTCTTAATTGTATTATTTCAATAATTGCATCATCACACTAACCTCCATTAGTGAGCAACAGATTACatgaaaaggttttttaggtttttaatatCGTCATAAATGAGTCATTGCAGCTGAAAGAGACCATGCAGTGTGTAGAGCAGCACAGAATCACCGAAAGTGTAAAAGACAGAAGAGATGTTTGTGACTGCAACAACCAGAGAACGAAATAAAGACTgacaaactcaaaaatgtgttgaacaTCTGCTATAGATGCAGAGAAAAGATAAAGTAGTCACTGCAGAAGCGGGAAAACAGAAAGGATTCCAGCAAAAATGCAACAGAAACGAgtgttttaagattaaattgaAAACAGAACGGAATGAAAATGGAAGACATCAAAATGTTTGTGAACATCTGTTGTAAGACAGAAAAGATACATTTGTCATCGCAGTAGTGAGAGACCAGGAAGCAGGAAAGCATTGGaacacatgttaaaaaaacaaaataaaaacataataataactGTAGCTATAGCCAATatcatgaagacaaaaaaaaaaaatactgaaacatCTGTTagagacaaaaaacacattagtaAATGTGACAAGCAAAAACTatcatgaagacaaaaaaacataccagagcatatttttaagacaaaagacATATAATAGTAACTGTGACAAGGAGAGAATATCATGAGGACAAACTTAACAGATACTGAAACATCtgtttaagacaaaaacatctAATAGTAGCTGTAATAACGAGATACTATCATGAAGACAAACTCGAAAATGATAGAAAAGCCTCGATAGACTGAACAGATTCGctagtaaatgtaaaaattggaacattaaataaaatgacaaaaatatagacACTGGAAGATATTTTGGAAGACAAAAAGACGAACAATAGTAATGACATTTACATTCAGAGCAGACAAATGAAAAGGGTGCAgtaaaaatcagagaaaaagaTCTACTGTGTtccaaaataaccaaaagaCATCCGAGTTCATAACTCATGATATTGATCAAggtctattttatttataacaaacaCCTCCAAAAGATAACATATAAACCATGAAAGTATATTTGAGCTTGAAGGGACAAATTACCTGTTTTATTAAGTAAATGTACAAAGGtatataaaaacagacaatgaTCTGAAAAAAACTAGTTATTATGATGcctatgtatttttatttttttattttatataattcaacagaaacatacatttaactaaaagatataatataatataaatataaaaaaatgatttgatccAAACTGAAGGAAACCAAATTTCTCAATTCTAATCAATTCCATTGACTCTAACACATTAACTCACATAGTGGTTATTTTATTAACAACAATGTTATGTTTAAAGATCACATTCCAACagcacattattttatttactttgtccGTGACCTCCTGTGACCTTTCACCTTTCTGAGAGCTTTATCGCTTTACCTATTTCCATAACTTCACAAGCTTAATGATTATATAATCCCAAATAGGCATTATgtcattttcctatttttttctagcCTAGTGACATTAAAAACTGTTAGTTGTGTCGCAGCTGAAACACAAGGAATCGAAACTGATGCTGACCTCAGAAACTGTCCCCaaattaatttttgattttattaacaattGGCTAAATCCCTTCTATGAAGTAGCGTACAAATCCTGCAACTGTTGGAGGGTCCACCAGCAGAGGGGGACGCCACACCAAAGACACTGTGGGAAATCACCACAGGGACCCCTGCCACGGCTTTGACTTCACATTTATTTGTGAATGAATCATccaagaaattatttaaaaccttttatcaTATAAAAGCCAAAACTGGAAATACAGAGAGTTTGGGTCATcgggccattaaaaacaataaaataaaatgatctggaggaccggtAAGGGTCTAGTTGCTGTTCAGAGATAAAGTTAGTCTTAAATGATGCGTAAAAAGACGGGAAAAAGGATAAAGAATGAAGATGCATCAAATTATGACTGAAAATATCATGATTAACGggcttttctgtatttttaattcaagtaaatgtGCTGCAGGAGAATTTCATTTGACAccagatgtattttattttgaaggaaacaatcctttaagtaaaaaaagttacattttgatgtatttaaaaaagaaacacatatAATTTAGTTTTCATAAATATCTGAAAGCTATGATGTATAAACGAATGACTTAATGGCcatgcataaaaacaaataaagtgtatttttttaaataatgaagtAACTTTGTCGCTCTCGCTGTGATTTATTCAGTaagaaaatgatccaaatggttattttagtgttatcggttgcagactcctgactTATGCATTAATATGTGCaggtaaaaatgtataaatgcaactttgttatttttttttattgaaaacatagATGACATACAGTAAATAACTGTagatcattttttcaaaataaacaccaaacaaaaaattatattattttaaattataaagcTGAGCAAGATTATATGTTTTAATGACattattaacttttttgtttgtactgGGGGAAATAAACTGtatgtaaaattaaatttaggtcaataaattaaaaaattgggaattttattgttaaatttagTGTTGTGTAGtacttggtttaaaaaaaacaggagatttcataaataaaattgagacAAAAGCTCACGATTaaagaatttaattaaaatgtttttccatgttGAGGTAAAATGTagatacattttagtttttatcagatttgttCATCTGTCCCAAATTATTTCAGTGCTTGCAAGTCCAGAAAATATGAATCGTTTCTTCaaattgattatgtttttatcaATATCCTCATCACAAATGCAGCTTCGATGTgcattttccatccatccattttcttcacCCACTacatcccttttggggtcacaaggttgctggagcctgtccctaCTACTGCTGGGTAAGGAGGGACACCTCCCTGACTGACAAAGGACACACAATCCCTCTCACGTGGGACACTTTAGAATAACTAATTAACTTATTACAAGTTTTGATCCTTTGATATGATTTATGAATGATCCCAAATAGCATATCCTTTGGAGAATTAACtgaaattaaagcaaaacagaaacgaaaatctttcaaattgcaaataaattaaaatactatTGTTTACCTTTATCATTCTTCAGAAGGCAaagatttttttgcatgaagatcaaaataaaagtcagtacTGGCTTCAACCTGGAAGTTGGAGAGAACTTAGATCTAAAtaattactttgttttgttttaatcctgCCACATTGTAACACTAAAAGCTAGTAAATGTGGTCACTCTGCGTGACATGAGCTGCTGAATCCTGGGAGACACCTGTTGTGGCGCACAGAAGCTGCGCTGGAGCTGCAGTTCTGCGTCAAAACGCGACCCGTGACCGGCTGCAGCCGCATCCTCCAGAAGACAAAGACTTGTTGTATAACTGACTGAAGGCGGTATTGTTGCGGTGGGCAAATGCGCATTAAAGGCTACGGTTTGCGCGGTTATGTTCATTAGAACATTCCTGCGCGGATTGGGGCGACATCGAGTGAGAGAGCGCGGCTTTACATAAGAAACGGCATGCTTTTCACGTGAAATGCGCCTTTAAAACGCGGTCACACCGACGCGCATCCAACGGGGAGAGGAGCCGAAAGTCTGACAGCTGCAGCCGCTTGTGTCAACAGGATGGCCACGTCGTACCCGTTACCGGAGGGATTCTCCGAGCTCGACGTGTTTTCTCTGGGATCGTGCCTGCTGGTGGAGGGTGAGTGTTTTGGAATCCGGCCACGCTGTTGTTGCTGCGCCCTTTGCGCACGGCGTGCACCTCTGACAGGACCGATCCTGTGATGCAAAcagcaggatttgatgttttctgtctgttctgtGTGCGCTCCACCCAAAGGTCTGCTGGGCATCTTCCTGAATTCGGTGACAATCGTTGCTTTCCTGAAAGTCAGAGAGCTCAGAACCCCGAGCAATTTCCTGGTGTTCAGCCTGGCGATGGCTGACATCGGCATCTCCATGAATGCCACCATTGCAGCCTTCTCCAGCTTTCTGAGGTGAGTGTTGTCACTAAAGAATGCAGATTATAAAACAATACAGTCTTAATCTACTGATGTCACCAGGTATTGGCCATATGGCTCAGAAGGATGCCAGACTCATGGCTTCCATGGCTTCCTGACAGCCCTCGCCAGCATCCACTTCATTGCAGCGATCGCCTGGGACAGATACCATCAGTACTGCACCAGTGAGTACACACAGTGTTGCAATGCACGGCCAGAAAGTCACATGTGTCCTCCAGCCACGCATGACCCCAAGGGAGCAGCTGGTCAGTCTGTGCACCGGTCACAGATTGTTTACATCAGAGTGACAAAGTGATGGCAGCTTGTcaattgaataataataaaaaaaaacctgctgctAGCAAGTGAAATTTTTCATTTGCAAGAAAATGACAACCTGAAAGTAGCTCCAGTAAAATCGTAGCaggttcttgtggaatttttcttaaaattgagGACAATGATGAAGAAAGTTAGGatcaaaacttcattttttattttgtttccctTCAATATTGCCagcaatttttgttgcattggtgATGTTTGGGAGTTGTAACGGgcttaagctagcaggagagcgtttATGctggtggatgatgggaaatggggacaggcttactctgcaacagttacccacaactcagaggtaaatttctgttgttctgcagaaactttatACGGTGGCTGAcagctcacataaatgcaaaagccacaacacaatgacaaatgcagacaacacgacaacaaaagccgaagcacgatgacaaaagctaCAACACCACAATGACACAAATGGCAGCACGACAAAAGCGGTATCATTCAGTTTCAAGCTATTGGCGCTGCTTGAATCTTTGAAAATTAACCTGAGATTATCTTTTTTGTAATACTTTTTACTAACTATTgtgtcctttttattattgtcttgatttgaaataaaaacattatagcCATGGAGCTTCCAAGGCATACGCCCCTGGGCGGGGGCGTATGCCCTGGCAGCGGAGGTCGCTATGCTGGCTGGTGGTCGGCTGCCTGGCAAACGGAGAGCCGCCAGCCGATCGCGAATCATTTCTATTGTGCTGTGGCTTTTGTCGCCTTGATGTGGCTTCGTGCTTTTGTAATGTTGTTGTagcttttattgttgtgttgttgttttttgtcattgtggtttggcttttgtcgttgtgttgtggcttttgtagTCGTGTTCTCGGCATGTGTCGTCGTGCTTCGCTTTTGTCGttttgttgtgacttttgtcattgtgttgtctgcttttgtcatcatgcttccacttttgttgtagcctttgtcgttgtgttgtcgGCAATTGTTGTCCTGCTTCCACAGTTGTTGTTTTGCTGTGACTTTTGTCGTTGCAACAAAAGTCGTCgtgcttccacttttgtcgttttgttgttggcttttgtcattgtggcttttgttgttgttttgttagcttttgCTGTCGTGGTTCAGCATTTGTCGTTTTGTCGTGGCTTTCGTGGTCATGTCTTCGGCATTTGTTGTCGTGGTTcggtttttgtcgttgtgttgtggctttcatcagtgtgttgtggtttttgttgccATGTTCTCggtttttgtcgtcgtgttttggacttttgtcgttgtgttgtggctttcattaatgtgttgtggtttttgtcgcCGTGTtctcggcttttgtcgtcgtgttttggacttttgtcgttgtgttgtggctttcatcagtgtgttgtggtttttgtcgcCATGCtctcggcttttgtcgtcgtgttttggacttttgtcgttgtgttgtggctttcatcagtgtgttgtggtttttgtcgcCATGTtctcggcttttgtcgtcgtgttgtggctttttgttgtcatgttctGGGCTGTTGTCGTTGAGTTGTGgctttttgttgtcatgttctGGGCtgttgtcgttgtgttgtgactttttgttgtcatgttctGGGCtgttgtcgttgtgttgtggcctCTACATTTATGTGAGCTGTGTCGGCCACCgtaactatgttctagaaaaacaacaaagttttttacattttcaaaagtaaaactcCACCCTGAATGCTTTTAAagttgatcaaaagatgaatgaaGGACTTTAAGTcgattttaaaaatcagaattcaCCTGAGAGGGGAAGAGGAACCAAGTTTTCCTTCAGAATAAAGGGTTTTCCTATAGAAGCATAGTGGCGTTTTagaaacgtttttaaaatgtggGCGGGTCCTTTGGAATCctttaaaacagacatttcGGTTGTTGTTCTCATCAGGGACAAAGCTCCAGTGGAGCACTGCCATCACTCTGGCTGTGTTAGTGTGGATCTTCACTGCCTTCTGGGCTGCCATGCCCCTCATCGGCTGGGGGGAGTACGACTACGAACCCCTCAGGACTTGCTGTACACTGGACATCAGCAAAGGAGACAGGTATTGTTCTTCTCCAGACGAGGCTGTAAAGACTAATCCAGGTCACTTCACATCCTCTGAGAAATGACCTTCTTCATGTCCTTTTTTAACAGGAACTATATCTCCTACTTGATCCCGATGAGCATCTTTAACATGGGGATTCAGGTGTTTATTGTCATGTCCTCTTACCAATCTATCGCACAAAGGTTTAAGAAGACCGGAAACCCCAGAGTAAGTCGATACAGTCTCAAAATGTCACATTCTTAGACGCATTATTCatcaataaagaaaagaaacaaacaaagaggaggagaggagacaaatgtatctaaaaaaactgacaataaATCATAACTTAACATAAATCCCTACAAATATGGAGTCAGCTCAGAGCTTTTCCTTGCTTTGAAGTTGCTCAGCAGCGGAAATAAGGCGGATTCTTCTGAGTCCTGCTAgcttttcaaagcaaaaacacagaCGTGGAATGTAGAGCACGCACTGACATACAGGTCAGTGCCACAGGCAGAAGACTCGGTGCTTCAGCGATGAATGCGGGCAGTGGCCTGCGTTTTGACAAGAACAATTAGTCAGCAACTAGCAAGAGTCGTGATAGAGTTCTGCAGGGATTGGGTCTTGTGGCCCCACATCAGGTTGCATAAGCCTGTTATTAACAGTCATCTGAGCCGGCCAGAAATTCACTCATTACAAAGCAAACGTGTGCAGAGTGGAAACGCTGAGCTCCCCACCAGATAAGAGGAACGCTGCAATTGTCAAAACAGGATGTAAAGGGTAAACATGTCTGCCTGATGTTTGAAAGTCTTGTTTTGACAGATTTGGCTCAAACTCAGACTTTGATTTGAGGAAAAGTTTTTAGAATAagtaaacttgaaaaatattttgttttttctttgataacAAACCAGCTGAGTCACAGTTTTGTctctatttttgttattttttacgAGTTTCtgtctcctccatcatcatttCTTCCTGTTCTCCCCACAGTTTAATGCCAGCACTCCCCTGAAGACTCTACTGTTTTGCTGGGGTCCCTATGGCATCCTGGCCTTCTACGCTGCAGTGGAGAACGCCAATCTCGTTTCCCCTAAAATCAGAATGGTGAGAACAACTCCAACCTCTGTTGCTCCTGTCTATTATTGTGGTATTTGGTCCATAGCTGCTCAGATGAGCACCACATGACAATGTTGTGTTCTTGGTTAGGAACACAACAAAGAAGCCAAACAGCAGAAACAATGTGGGGAAAAAACTGGCTTTTCTGTTGAGTTTGAGATCAAATCCACTCAATTATTCAAGCCTCACTAAGTATGCAGACTTCCATAAACCCCAAAAATCTTGGCAGGTTGCTGGTCTGGAGCCTTGAGGTTTATGATGGCAAAATGCCGAAAGGGAGGGGCACGTCAGCAGTGATAATAGAGAAATGTGAGGCGTCTCATTTGTCAGAAAACACTGATGAAGAAGTGTTTTCAGTCTTCCCACGGCTGAACATGGTTCATCACAAGTTCAGattcaacaggaaaaaaacaaggatCACAAACTCATACCTATGACTCGCCCTGGGAGGGGTTCAAGTTTAGCAGCAGATCTACAGCCGAGCGGCTGAATGAGAAAGTTTTCAAGCTGCGGCCCAGTCAAAGTCCAGATGGAAGTCTCATTGAAGTACAGTCAAATCCTGGACCAGAGTGGAGCTCTGCTTCAATGAGAGCTTTGAAGAGGAGGGGCAGGAGACCACCAGTAACAAAACATTGGTAGTAATGACAGTacagcttaaaaacaaatgtttttactcAAGTATGATCTATTTTCTGCAGTGCTTACAGTCAAAACgtaactgattattttttttttctgatacattttttggcTTAGACAAAGAACTTACATGCCTGAAACAAACCATGTGCTGTTTAATAACCAGCTGAAAAGATCAGTGAGGGTTCAGCTCCGTGGTGCACGGCTGTTTTCTTGGTGCTTCATTTCAAAGATCCACAGCAGGATCCATTACAAGCCCTTTAGTGCATCTATCTGTTCATGATGAAGATATTTTTCCTGCTTTATGAGAATCATCCActatagtgctgccacaaacaattattttaataattaatcgactaatcatcTGTTactttttccgattagtcgacctatcgggtcatgtgcaaactggatgtaaagcacatatCTTAATCAACATTAGCTTAagactaaaaactagatgtatagcattgcttgcaataatgctggtgtgaatgctaaaagctgaatttggccactgaggatcctagtgctgatagctgaagatgctgaaattgacagctaaaatcgctaaagttaatagctgaaaatgctgaagctgatagccagctaaaatattagttaaatgccaaattagtctaaaaaactaaaaaaaagtctaaatta containing:
- the lrit1a gene encoding leucine-rich repeat, immunoglobulin-like domain and transmembrane domain-containing protein 1a, whose amino-acid sequence is MLPLVLLVLCMVTGELVFPVSSCPSQCSCFYHNLSDGSKARSVICNDPEISTVPNGFPVDTSKLRIEKTSIKTIPSEAFSYLSSLEFLWMSFNTLSTLSPDSFQGLDNLEELRLDGNDLNAFPWESLMDMPSLRLLDLHNNQLTLLPADATTYIKNLTYLDLSSNSLLSLSAEVLSTWLAAKPTQGPESSKMILGLHDNPWVCDCRLFDLVQFQKSPTLSVAFIDTRLRCSAPESLSGVLFSDAELRQCQLPSVHTAVARVRSPVGNNVLLRCGTIGVPIPDLTWRRADGQILNGTVQQETSKEGITWSILSVPAVSFRDSGKFICTASNYAGNAEAIISLVVSNSSKLEGNQTANDKKPKVKKPNQMGKAAYQEKLVARYVAQTSSSSSSSTADPDLSPGPGPDQGPASYSLTDRAPQGAATSSNPDGLLDLEKTNLSNLAANTSSLQQDPDRLVRSVKVVGDTDNTISLNWRAPKAKNTTAFIVLYAVFGERDMRKINVGAGQTRVTIDGLVPRTKYIACVCVKGLIPKKEQCVIFSTDEAASATGTQKLINVIVITVACVIAVPLTVIVCCGALKRRIQKYWGKKSKDIQDSYVTFETLSPATKAKGLEGEYLNRLNPEESNRLLSARSSLDSEATAKIEGQPNEYFC
- the rgra gene encoding retinal G protein coupled receptor a; translated protein: MATSYPLPEGFSELDVFSLGSCLLVEGLLGIFLNSVTIVAFLKVRELRTPSNFLVFSLAMADIGISMNATIAAFSSFLRYWPYGSEGCQTHGFHGFLTALASIHFIAAIAWDRYHQYCTRTKLQWSTAITLAVLVWIFTAFWAAMPLIGWGEYDYEPLRTCCTLDISKGDRNYISYLIPMSIFNMGIQVFIVMSSYQSIAQRFKKTGNPRFNASTPLKTLLFCWGPYGILAFYAAVENANLVSPKIRMIAPILAKTSPTFNPLLYALGNENYRGGIWQLLTGEKIHAPQDDNKFK